One Actinospica robiniae DSM 44927 genomic region harbors:
- the rimP gene encoding ribosome maturation factor RimP: protein MSPAARAEIDGTKLRVQLEPVVAELGYDLEEVVVHRAGSRRLLRIVVDGDDGVTLDDIAEVSQAVSAALDAGNQMGETAYDLEVTSPGVSRPLTEPRHWRRAAGRLVQVPLASGGEVTGRVVETDDEAVTLELPGKKPGVPGERRRLGYSELGKGRVQIEFNRPGADGEPAWDEADEDVDEQS from the coding sequence ATGAGTCCCGCCGCCCGCGCCGAAATCGACGGGACCAAACTCCGCGTCCAGCTGGAACCGGTGGTGGCCGAGTTGGGCTACGACCTCGAGGAGGTCGTGGTGCACCGGGCCGGCTCCCGCCGGCTGCTGCGGATCGTGGTGGACGGCGACGACGGGGTCACCCTGGACGACATCGCCGAGGTCAGCCAGGCCGTCTCGGCCGCGCTGGACGCCGGCAACCAGATGGGCGAGACCGCTTATGACCTCGAAGTCACCTCGCCCGGGGTCAGCCGTCCGCTGACCGAGCCGCGGCACTGGCGGCGGGCGGCCGGCCGATTGGTGCAGGTGCCGCTGGCCTCCGGCGGCGAGGTCACCGGCCGGGTGGTGGAGACCGACGACGAGGCGGTCACCCTGGAGCTGCCGGGGAAGAAGCCCGGAGTGCCGGGTGAACGGCGCCGCCTCGGGTACTCGGAGCTGGGCAAGGGCAGGGTCCAGATCGAGTTCAACCGCCCCGGGGCCGACGGGGAGCCGGCCTGGGACGAGGCCGATGAAGACGTGGACGAGCAGAGCTGA
- a CDS encoding YlxR family protein, whose product MCVGCRERGAQDLLLRVVVGTGDSGDPEVRPDPRRRLPGRGAYVHPRPECLALAERKRAFPRALRLPGPLGLEPLHAALGVRRSGE is encoded by the coding sequence ATGTGCGTCGGATGCCGGGAGCGGGGTGCGCAGGACCTGTTGCTCCGTGTCGTCGTGGGGACGGGGGACTCGGGTGATCCCGAAGTCCGGCCCGATCCGCGGCGGCGCCTTCCGGGACGAGGGGCCTATGTGCATCCGCGTCCCGAGTGTCTCGCCCTAGCCGAGCGCAAGCGGGCCTTTCCGCGGGCATTGCGCCTGCCGGGACCGCTCGGGCTCGAGCCGCTGCACGCCGCGCTCGGTGTGCGACGGAGCGGGGAGTGA
- a CDS encoding proline--tRNA ligase, with product MISRMSSLFLRTLRDDPADAEVPSHKLLVRAGYVRRVAPGIYSWLPLGKMVLDNVARVVKEEMDAFGAQEVHFPALLPREIYDVTGRWTEYGDNIFRLKDRKGNDYLLGPTHEEMFTLMVKGEYSSYKDLPVNLYQIQTKYRDEARPRAGILRGREFVMKDSYSFDLDDEGLKRAYELHREAYIRIFTRLGMQYRIVSAMSGAMGGSASEEFLAPAPTGEDTFVQCTDCDYAANTEAFEGRPGAELDASGVPAAKVFDTPDTPTIETLVQVFQGFEGFGETTAANTLKNVVVKLRHPGEKEAEVLIVGVPGDRDVDMKRLEAAVSPAEIEMFEAEDFARHPALVRGYIGPQGLAEAGYTYKVDTLVVPGSAWITGANEAGKHAAHVVNGRDFTPSGTIGAAEVRAGDACPRCGSAITIDRGIEIGHIFQLGRKYTDVFQFDVLGPDGKPVRVTMGSYGIGVSRAVAAIAEQKYDELGLVWPREIAPADVHLVATGKDDAVYEAAGRLAADLDAAGLRVLFDDRRSASPGVKFKDAELIGVPTIVVVGKGLAEGKVEVKDRATGERTDVPLADLVATLAG from the coding sequence GTGATCTCGCGCATGTCGTCGCTGTTCCTTCGCACCCTTCGCGATGATCCGGCCGACGCCGAGGTGCCGAGCCACAAGCTCCTGGTGCGCGCCGGCTACGTCCGCCGGGTCGCGCCGGGCATCTACTCCTGGCTGCCGCTGGGCAAGATGGTGCTCGACAACGTCGCGCGCGTGGTCAAGGAGGAGATGGACGCCTTCGGCGCGCAGGAGGTCCACTTCCCCGCGCTGCTGCCGCGGGAGATCTACGACGTCACCGGCCGCTGGACCGAGTACGGCGACAACATCTTCCGGCTCAAGGACCGCAAGGGCAACGACTACCTGCTCGGTCCGACGCACGAGGAGATGTTCACCCTCATGGTCAAGGGCGAGTACTCGTCCTACAAGGACCTGCCGGTGAACCTCTACCAGATCCAGACCAAGTACCGGGACGAGGCCCGTCCGCGGGCCGGCATCCTGCGCGGGCGCGAGTTCGTGATGAAGGACTCGTACTCCTTCGACCTGGACGACGAGGGCCTCAAGCGCGCCTACGAGCTGCACCGCGAGGCCTATATCAGGATCTTCACGCGGCTCGGCATGCAGTACCGGATCGTCTCGGCCATGTCCGGCGCGATGGGCGGCTCGGCCTCGGAGGAGTTCCTGGCCCCGGCGCCGACCGGCGAGGACACCTTCGTCCAGTGCACCGACTGCGACTACGCGGCCAACACAGAGGCCTTCGAAGGCCGCCCGGGCGCCGAGCTCGACGCGTCCGGCGTGCCCGCGGCGAAGGTGTTCGACACGCCGGACACGCCCACGATCGAGACCCTGGTGCAGGTGTTCCAGGGCTTCGAGGGGTTCGGCGAGACCACCGCGGCGAACACGCTCAAGAACGTGGTCGTCAAGCTGCGCCACCCCGGCGAGAAGGAGGCCGAGGTCCTGATCGTCGGCGTGCCGGGGGACCGGGACGTCGACATGAAGCGCCTCGAGGCCGCCGTCAGCCCGGCCGAGATCGAGATGTTCGAGGCCGAGGACTTCGCCAGGCACCCGGCCCTGGTACGCGGCTACATCGGCCCGCAGGGCCTGGCAGAGGCCGGATACACCTACAAGGTGGACACCCTGGTGGTGCCGGGCTCGGCCTGGATCACCGGGGCCAACGAGGCGGGCAAGCACGCCGCGCACGTGGTGAACGGGCGCGACTTCACCCCCTCGGGAACGATCGGCGCCGCCGAGGTGCGCGCCGGGGACGCCTGCCCGCGCTGCGGCTCGGCGATCACCATCGACCGCGGCATCGAGATCGGGCACATCTTCCAGCTCGGCCGCAAGTACACCGACGTCTTCCAGTTCGACGTGCTCGGCCCGGACGGCAAGCCGGTGCGGGTGACCATGGGCTCCTACGGCATCGGCGTCTCCCGCGCGGTGGCGGCCATCGCCGAGCAGAAGTACGACGAGCTCGGCCTGGTCTGGCCGCGCGAGATCGCCCCGGCGGACGTGCACCTCGTCGCCACCGGCAAGGACGACGCGGTGTACGAGGCGGCCGGCCGCCTCGCCGCCGACCTCGACGCGGCCGGCCTGCGGGTGCTGTTCGACGACCGGCGCTCGGCCTCGCCGGGTGTGAAGTTCAAGGACGCCGAGCTGATCGGCGTGCCGACGATCGTGGTGGTGGGCAAGGGCCTGGCCGAGGGCAAGGTCGAGGTCAAGGACCGCGCGACCGGCGAGCGCACGGACGTGCCGCTGGCCGACCTCGTCGCCACCCTCGCGGGCTGA
- the nusA gene encoding transcription termination factor NusA yields MDIDMRMLRDLAQDREISPDLLYGAIEQALLHAYEHTEGARSGARVELDRKSGHVTVFVKETDESGSPVGLEFDDTPTGFGRIAAATARQVIAQKLREAADEAVFKDFAAREGDLVSGRVQQSDDPRHVLVEIDSGKQERFEAMLPTPEQVPGEQYGHGMRIKCLVVQVRRTPRGPAVILSRSHPNLVRKLFALEVPEVADGTVEIAALAREAGHRTKMAVRSRKPGVNAKGACIGPVGSRVRNVMTELHGEKIDIVDWSEDPEKLVASALSPAKVSKVKIIDLESRSAQVVVPDYQLSLAIGKEGQNARLAARLTGWRIDIRSDADPER; encoded by the coding sequence GTGGACATCGACATGAGGATGCTGCGCGATCTCGCGCAGGATCGAGAGATCTCGCCGGACCTGTTGTACGGGGCCATCGAGCAGGCGCTGCTGCACGCGTACGAGCACACCGAGGGCGCCCGCTCCGGCGCCCGGGTGGAGCTGGACCGCAAGAGCGGGCACGTCACCGTGTTCGTGAAGGAGACCGACGAGTCCGGCAGCCCGGTCGGGCTGGAGTTCGACGACACCCCGACCGGCTTCGGCCGGATCGCGGCGGCCACCGCCCGGCAGGTCATCGCGCAGAAGCTGCGCGAGGCCGCGGACGAGGCGGTGTTCAAGGACTTCGCCGCGCGCGAGGGCGACCTGGTCTCCGGCCGGGTGCAGCAGAGCGACGACCCGCGGCACGTGCTGGTGGAGATCGACTCGGGCAAGCAGGAGCGCTTCGAGGCGATGCTGCCGACCCCCGAGCAGGTGCCGGGCGAGCAGTACGGCCACGGCATGCGGATCAAGTGCCTGGTGGTCCAGGTGCGCCGGACCCCGCGCGGCCCGGCCGTGATCCTCTCCCGCAGCCACCCCAACCTGGTGCGCAAGCTCTTCGCGCTGGAGGTGCCCGAGGTCGCCGACGGCACCGTGGAGATCGCCGCGCTGGCCCGCGAGGCCGGGCACCGCACCAAGATGGCGGTGCGCTCGCGCAAGCCCGGGGTCAACGCCAAGGGTGCCTGCATCGGGCCGGTCGGCTCGCGCGTGCGCAACGTGATGACCGAGCTGCACGGCGAGAAGATCGACATCGTGGACTGGTCCGAGGACCCGGAGAAGCTGGTGGCCTCGGCCCTCTCGCCGGCCAAGGTCTCCAAGGTCAAGATCATCGACCTGGAGAGCCGCTCGGCCCAGGTGGTCGTGCCGGACTACCAGTTGTCCCTGGCCATCGGCAAGGAAGGGCAGAACGCCCGGCTCGCGGCGCGGCTGACCGGCTGGCGCATCGACATCCGCTCGGACGCGGATCCGGAGCGCTGA